One window from the genome of Bufo bufo chromosome 4, aBufBuf1.1, whole genome shotgun sequence encodes:
- the LOC120997724 gene encoding dysbindin domain-containing protein 2-like: protein MTARSQGHPVFQSQSSSTQHLRDRQRFFEDVLSHDVDTYYPQIHLLSDRWRPPLDSVSSMEVNIDSVELLEPLDISELEPSDTFQQPEDPMSPLVTPGDFRGIDYFTLHFPFSPGSGQQQPAHDSSDAGDRQEEAADEQSKEHILNLDSENSDHKKTPLCEAQ from the exons ATGACTGCCAGATCCCAG GGACATCCTGTCTTCCAGAGCCAGAGCTCCAGCACGCAGCATCTGAGAGACCGTCAGCGCTTCTTCGAGGATGTCCTGTCGCATGATGTAGACACGTACTACCCCCAAATACACCTGCTGAGCGACCGATGGAGGC CTCCACTGGACAGTGTATCATCAATGGAAGTGAACATCGACTCAGTGGAGCTGTTGGAACCACTGGACATCAGTGAGCTGGAACCCAGCGATACTTTCCAACAGCCAGAAGACCCCATGAGTCCTCTGGTTACACCTG GCGACTTCCGAGGAATTGACTATTTTACCCTTCACTTCCCCTTTTCTCCTGGTTCtggccagcagcagccagcacATGACAGTAGTGACGCCGGTGACAGACAAGAGGAAGCTGCAGATGAGCAATCCAAAGAACACATCCTCAATCTGGATTCTGAAAACAGCGACCACAAGAAGACGCCCTTGTGTGAAGCACAATAA